A stretch of DNA from Piliocolobus tephrosceles isolate RC106 chromosome 21, ASM277652v3, whole genome shotgun sequence:
gTGTCCTGTAGCTTGACGAGGGGTGAAGCTTAACCTGAACGCAGGGCCACCTCCAGGAGCCATAATACCACAGCCTTGCCCAGGAACAGGCTTGCCTGCCTGAGTCACAGGCCTCTTATGACAAACCTTCCTGGTGTGGATCAGATTAGACCACCATCCCTACTCCCTGTATGGGCACAGTTGCCAAGACACGCAGATGAAGGGGTCCATGTGGACAGGTGGCTGGGCGAGGCTGGGCTCTCGAGCCATCCCAGGAGCCCCTGAGCATTTGCCTTTCCCTCTAGCTTTGTGAATTTGTCAGcccaaactccagcctggggggagCTGGCCTCCTCCACGTGGCCAGGAGTGCTCCCTCACTGAGACAGGAAGCTCGGCAGGCACATCTGGAAAGGGGAGGCAGGCGCACTGTCTGCCACCTTTGACCTTTTCACCATAAAAACCTGTCTCACTTCCCAGACATCTGTAGTGGTGCCAAGGTTCTTCCTGGCCACAGATGCTTGCTCTGACGGACAAACCTTCTAGGAAAGGGAAGCAGGGCCTGGGCGCCTGTGTTCCGTGGCTCCCTGACATTCTCCAGGGCCAGGTGCAGGGCCCCTGAGCAGCTCAGCTCCTGAGCCCGCAGCAGGTCTCAGGCCACTGGGAAGGCAGCTGATGCCCTGCCTGCCCCCATGGTCAGCAGCTGGCCCAAGAGCGGTCGTTCCTCCTGCCCttgcctctccctcctccaggtGCCTTCTAGGCCTGCTGATCGGACGGGACTTCTGTTGTAATTTGGAAATGTTCTCCAGGCCCGAGGTCACTGAGGCCAAGACCATAGTCCTGTCCTGCCCTTGCCCCCCAGGCCCAGCCCCCGTCCAGGCAGGCCTGCTATTGATCTTTTGTCTTGTGCTTTTAGAGGAAAGGAGCAGTGGCTTCCGGTTGAAGCCGCCAACGCTGATCCACGGCCAAGCCCCGAGCGCAGGTAGGTCACCCACCTCCCTGGGGCGGGGGGTGGCTTTCTGACGTTTTTCAGACCTCTGCTTGGCCAGACCAGGATAGCACAGGCTCAGCCTGATTTCTAGAAAGTTCACTTGTAACCTGACCCATGAGCCCTGGAAAGTTCCTTTAAAGAGAGGCTGTCCAGCAGGGAGGTTGAGCTTTGTGTGCTCAGAAAAGTGGGCGGTGGTTGCACAGGAGCATGCTAGGCTTGGGGTGCATCGGGCAGGCTCCGTGCCCAGCAGTAGCGCACTTGGTTCAGCCTGTCTGCCCTGCGTGTTCTGGCCCCCACATACCACAGTGTTCACCCCAGTTAGCAGGGTGGCTGTATTCCAGCAGCACGCTGCTGGGGAGCCGGCTGCTAGTGAGGCTGCACAGGGCAGGGCATGTGCAGGGGTCCTTGCCCTGTCTGCCTTTGGCAGAGGGACTTCTTCAGCATGGCTGTTTTGAAAAACAGGTGCAAAACGTGCCCGTACCTGACCCCACATCGAGtcctcagcctccgggtagctgcCTGTGAATTCACTGCTCTCCCCTCAGTCTCCACTTGACTGTTGAGTCCAGCTCACAGAGAACAGCTGTCCCTCAACGCCCCACCACGCTACCATGCCAACTGGATTAATTCACAGACATCGGTTACTGGGAATTTCACTTAATCATGTATAAAAACGCCAGATCTGTCCAGTTGTTAAAAAAAAGAcctcaagttttttaaaaagtgcttccCTGCAAAGTCTAGCCCACAAGGGGCATGGAATGGGTTGTCTCTGAAGCGCCTGGGGGCAGGCAGGGGTCCACGGGCACTGGGAAGGCCACCTTCTGTTCCCAGGTCTGCCAAGCCAGAAGCCCAAGGAGCAGCAGCGGAGCGTGCTTCGCCCGGCAGTGTTACAGGCTCCGCAGCCAAAGGCACTGTCCCAGACCGGTAAGAAACGGCAGCCCTGGCGCCCAGGCCCAGATGGCAGGGTAGAGCGTTCCTGAAGTCGCACCCGGGACAGCAGTGTTGTGACAGAGGTGACTGCTGAATGCACCAGAAATACAGAGAGATCAGGGAAGATGATCCTTTAAATCACCCCCAACCCCAAGCCTCCCAAGCCCTAGCAACGGAGGAGTGAGAGGCGGTTCCACAGCTTCCTCACAGCTCTCGGCCGAGTGTGACTGTGTGGGTGAAACCTGCTTTGTTCATTCACAGTCTTCATAAAAGCAGGCCGGCTCCTGGGAATGAGATTTATCCCTGTGTGTTTACAGACAGAATTGCAGCCTCAGGTTTCCGcagttatctttaaaaacttgaaagggtcatttttttttttaattttgtattttttatatgtatatagatggggtcttgctctgtcacccagactggagtgcattggtgcagtcatagctcactgcagcctcgaactcctgggctcaagcgatcctcccaagcgatcctcagcctcccaagtagctaggaccacaagtgtgtaccaccgcacccagctaatttgttttattttattttagaaacggggacttgctgtgttacccaggctggtctcaaactcctggtcccaagcagtcttcccgcttcagcctcccaaaacactgggaccacaggcatgagccactgtgctcggcaggtttctcttttttgtttgtttctcttgtttttttttaatccaagaaTTTTGACTCTGTAGAGATACCAGGTCCTTCCTTAAAAAGAAGACATGTGCTGTGGGCTTTACCATGGGAGGGGCCCTAGACTAGACATGGCCCAGCCCCTCAGCTACGtgagtgggggtgggagggctgCCAAGCCCCTGTGATTCCCcactctccttccctcccacagTCCCCAGCAGTGGCACCAACGGGGTCAGCCTCCCAGCAGACTGCACGGGGGCAGTGCCAGCAGCATCCCCTGACACTGTTGCACGGAGAAGTCCTTCTGAAGCTGCCGATGAGGTGTGTGCCCTTGAGGTCAGTGGGTcctggggcagggaagtgctgcgTGCTGGGCCCcttgggagtgggagggcagccTTCCCAGCACGCTGTGGAGTCCACGTGCTGTCACCTGTTCCTAGCAGTTTCCACGTGGGCCTGTTGTAAGGCTCTCTGGATTTGCTCAGTAGGCTCTGTGAATAACAGTACCTGACTAACCAAATAACTAGATTCCCAAGGTGGTCTTGCTGAGTCAGTCTGAAGAAGTGTCTCCCAAGCAAGTTCTGCTGGAAGGGCCTGTTGCCCGAGGCTGACCACCATGTGTCTCAAGGGAGTGATCCTTGAGGGAGGacctgaaccactgcactccagggagTCACTAGGGCCTGAGGAACGGCTGTCGCTGTTGGGTGTCTTGCAATGTTTAACGTGAGGAATGTCTCCCCTCTCTTCATCCACACCCACACCATCCTCAGAGACTCCTGTCTGTGTGGTTCCAGTTGAAAAATTTGCCTTGGGAGTCATCTCAGAAATAGTTcgtttaggccgggcacggtagatcacacctgcaatctcagcactttgggaagccaaggcaggtgaattgcttgaggccaggagttcaaaaccacgctgggcaacatagcaagactctgtctctacaaaaaatacacagattagccaagcatggtagcatgcacctgtagtcccagctactcaggatgctgaggctggatgattgctcgaacccgggaaggggaggctgcagtgagccgaggtcgcgccactgcattccagcctgggcgacagagtcagaccctgccttaaaaaaaaaaaagaaatagttctgTTTAAGCGGGGATATGGATTGGATTATATGGGCCAAAAGCTGTGTTTCACAGCCACCGTGAAATAAGGGACGTTGATGAAGAGCCTCGTTTGAAGTTGGCAGAGATGGGTTTAAAGTCAGAGTTGGGGTAACACCACGTGATATCTTCCGTGTAAAAGCCAGATTggatctttgtgtttattttccgCTCTGTGTCCATGGCCTGCGGTTTTATACCTCCCATCCCCAGTAGACGCTCTGGCTCAAAGGGTGAAAATAGCTGTCCacagttaaattttaaaacatccccACGCCCTTTTTCAAATGAGTTTGCTGAATTGGAAATAGGGATCACTTCCACTGCATACTGCGGCTTGGAAGCTTTGACTGCTGAGGTCTGAGCAGATCAGATGTATGGTTCTGAGTTGGAGAAGGACTTAGAAGTGACCCAGCCCATCCCACCCTCTCCCAATGTCTCTGATTGTCCCTGACAGTGAGCGCACAGGCTGACCTGGCCACACCCGCTACCAAGAGCTTGCCCCTCGCTGGAGAGGCCTTGCTGTGTCCCATCTCAGGGGACATAGTCCCTCTTCCTGCCCCTCCTCAGCAGTGTACACAGCTTGTTCCCAAATCATTGAGCTCAGAAGTTGTGATGTGCCATCTTCCCTCTAGCAAGCTGGCCAGCCCCAGTAGCTAATGTTGATCCTTGGACCCCATGGTCCACTGGCTGCCATTCCCAGCTCCTGCGTCTGGTTCCAAAGCCACTGCTCCTTGTGGGTCATGTGGGTCTGGGGTGGAGCCACACAGCCACACCCACACTGCCCTCTGACCACACCCAGTGCTGTTGAGATTCGCCAGGCTCGCCATGTGTATCTTTCTCTGGCCCTGCAGCAGGAGCCTGAGCCTTTCCACGCCACCCACGAACATGGTACACACTACTTATCAGGAACGTGAGCTAAGTGAGGCATCTCCTGTAAGGAGGGCTTAGATGTTGGGGCGACCCGTGGGGGAACTTCTGGTACTGTCTTTGGGAAAGTGGGGAAGAGGCTTCCCCTCCCGCCCTACACATACAGAGTCTAAGACTGGGTACAGGCCTCAGGATTCACTTATCAGTTTAAGCAAATCCTCTAAGCAGGCCCCGCCAGGTCGTAGACATACGCTGTGGTCAGAAACATTTTGCTGTTTGCCTGCCCCATCTCAGGTGACTCTGTGGGTTCCGCCCACCCGGGATTAGCACCAGTCAGTGTGAGCAGGGGGCGCACAGCACACAAAGCCAAGAGCCAGGGAGTGTTTCTGCCGGAAGTGCATCCCCCCACGGTCTGCAGGCAGCCCTAGTGGGGCTGGGGATTAACCCATCCTCTGAGGACTTCCAGGTCGCCAAACACggtgtgtgtttaatttttaaaagccacgtTCACTCTTGCACAGGCACAAGGATGCAGCATGAAGTCAGCAATAGAAGAATTTCTAGGGAGCACAGTAGAGAAACATTTAAACTCTTCACTTTCTTCACAGTTGGACCAGAAAGTGCCCTCAGTGCTGTGATCCACTGATTCTGGGCCTGGCACTGTAACTCCAGGCTTCCCTGCCCGCTGGACACACTGAGGCAGTCAGAAGCTGCCTGCAGTTCTCACCTCCGAGTTCATGGTCGTCAGGTCCCTTCACAACATCTCCCAGGAAAACACTCCCTGCCTCATGTTCATGTCCACTGTACACATTCCCAGAGACCTAccaaaagccttttaaaatttcttttcaaattctaCAACACCTTTTTTATCATGTAGTATAAGAAAGACATGTACAAATTACTAGCAACTTCATATTCCATTATCTCAAGATAAATGCATTTGGTCTTAGGATATTTAGTTACAAAAGTCATGCCTgcatgttgaaaatatttacacaaaatgGAAATCCTAGAAAGTAACAAGTGAAAGCCACCCTCCAGCTGAGAGGGCCCCCGGTAAGCTCTGTCAGTGGCTTGAATTCTCTCCCGGCTTATTTTCCTGAGCATTCCTCaacacaaacaccacacacacacacaccacacataccacacgcacacaccacacacaccacacataccacacgcacacacaccacacacacacatcacacataccacacacacacacaccacacataccacacgCACagacaccacacatacacaccacacataccacacgcacacacaccacacataccacacaccacatacacatacacacacgcacacataccacacaccacatacacataccacacacaacacatacacaaaacacacacagcacacacatacccccacacacacaccacacatacacaccatacataccacacaccacatacacatatcacacacgcaccacatacacacaccacataccacatacacataacacacacatacaccacatacacacaccacacataccccacacacagcacacacaccacacatgcacacacacaccacacataccacacgcacgcacgcacaccacatacacaaccacacacacactgcatacataccacacacacaccacatacacataacacacgcacacataccacacagcacatacacataccacatacaacacatacacaaaacacacacaccacacacatacccccacacacaaaccacacatacacaccatacaTACCACACACCACATATACATATCACACACGCACCAcatacacataacacacacatacacaccacacatacacacacacaccacacataccccacacacacacacgggactGGGTTTGCTTTAACAGAAATGGAATTGCACTTCTGTGTCCCACAAGCCGCTCTCTTTTCTGATCCGTGTATTGTCAGTATGTCAGAGGTCTACCTCCCTCTCGGTGGTAACAGCTGTGCTGTactttttttcctcatattttctaACGTAAATTATTTTGTTCCTCAGCTAATGATGAGCATCTAGGTTATTTCCTGTCCTCTGCTGGCACCAAGGCTTCTGCAGGGCAcaggtgtttcttttttgttgtttggagCTAGgttcttgctctctcacccaggctggagtgcagtggtgtgatctcagctcactgcaactcccaggctcaagcagtcctcctgtctcagcctcctgagtagctgggaccgcaggcacgTGCAGAGGAGACGCGTGGAGTACATGACCTGGTGTGGGATTACTGGGCATCCGTCTGGGCCAAGTGTGGCACTGGTTTTGattactctgttttgtttttgtttttgataggaGAAAGAGCCCCAGAAAAATGAGTCCAGCAATGCCTCTGAAGAGGAAGCCTGTGAGAAAAAAGACCCCGCCACACAGCAAGCCTTTGTATTTGGGCAGAACTTGAGGGACAGAGTTAAGGTATGTGAGCTGTTGAACCAGCACATTGACTTTTTATGCCTTCCCCAGGTTCAACAGCAGGCAAGTCAGTAGATTTTCCTTTTAACAGGGGAGGGGAAACGGGGGACAAAGAAGGTGTTAGTGAGGCAGCCCCATGGCTCCCGGCACAGTCAACTGTTGGTGTGCGTGTGCTGGGCCCTGGCAATTCCCCACCAGCGGCCCAGGCTTTGGAGCCCTCACCTGCAGTGGCTTCTCAAGTCAGGGTCCCTGGTACTCATGGTAGCAGGGGACAGGGGAGGTGACTGAACCAGAGGCCTCAGGCTTTCATAGCAGAGAAGAAAGACAGCACGGTCCAGTGCTCTCAGCTCTGCCCAGAGGTTTCTGTTCCTGGCTTCTCCATTTCAACACAAGCAGCATTATGGCTGGACCATTCCTAGTTTCTGAGGAGTCACCCTGGATACTGCAGGTtgctgagcagcatccctggcctccacccacccaATGCTCCTGACATCTGACAACCACAAATGTCCCCAGACGTGGCCAGTATTCCCTGTGGAGTAGAATCGCCCCCAGTAAGAACTgtaaccttatttttttttaagtggggcagggtggggtgatGACACAGTCTTCTCTCCTGAAAAGGAGCAAAGCATCTGCCACCTCTTGGCTGCCCTCCAGGCATGTGGTCCTAGTTTGGAGactggggtggggaagggctgGCAGTAGTTGGGAACAGTGGCCCTGGACCATGCTCTGGGACTCTAGGAAGACCGGGGTCAGCCGGCACCACCTTTCTCAGCCACAGACATGGCATGTGCTACAGCATCTCTAGAAACTCCACTGGCCAGAAGTTTCTTTCAGAGCCCGAGAGGCGGCATCGGTGGCTGTTTCTAGAGACATttgtggttgtcacaactgggaggTACTtctggaggccagggatgccacTCCACCCGTTGCAGTGCCCAGGATAGCCACACCACAGGGAATGATCTGGGCCCCGTGGCAATATGTCAGTAGTGTTGACGGGGAGGGCCCTCGAAATCAACAAAAACCTCTCTAGCATGCAGAAAGCAGCGGCTCGtgttttctgctttcctttctgtTACTCACCGTCCAACAGAAGCCCAAGTCGAGAAGCATGGAAAGTTGATGTTGCTGTCGCCATGGCTTTAGGCAAAATAATGAGTCCCTCAGGGGCTTCTCCCTccaaggaggaaaggagggcaaGAGGCGGGGAAGGGCTTGGCCCGTGGAGCTCAGGCCCTGTGGAATCTCTGCCTTGAGTCTGGGGAGACGGCTGCTTTGAATTTGGTGGGGTCGGCTTCTTGCAGAAGTCAGAGACTTGCGTGCACTTCACAGTCTCAGTCAAATCCCAGCCTCTCCTTCCAGGGCAAACGTGAGccatggattctttttttctctttggacacggagccttgctgtgtcacccgggctggagtgcagtggcttgatctctgctcactgcaacctccacctcccgggttcaggtgattcttctgcctcagcctcccaaatatctgggattacaggcgcccactgccacacccagctaattttttgtatttttagtagaggtggggtttctccatgttggccaggctggtctcgaattactgacctcaagtgattccccccagcctcagcctcccatagtgctgggattacaggcatgagccactgtgcccagccagagccGTGGTTTCTTAACcctctgagcctctgcttcctTGTTGGTCCCTAACATCCCCCTCTCAGGCCTCATGAGGATTAAAGCAGATCGTGCATTTGACAGACTCAGCATAGCAACTGGTAGGAAAGAGGCCCTCAAGAAATGCTGTTTCTATCATGTTCATAGTAAACCCCCCAAAACACCAACTTTATAACATTGTGTTCTCCTTACGAAGCGTTGACCAAGAGGCCAGCTTAGGCGTGGTTTTATAACGAGGCGGAGAAGGCTCCCTGAAGCCTCATGAGCTCTCTCTCCATCTTAACTGTTAAAGCAAAAGGTGGTAGAGTTTATTACAGCCCTGCCCCCCAGCATGTGCACGTGCACACCCAGGCGGCTGCAGGAGAGGGCTCATGACTCCTGGCAGCTCCATGCAGCTCAGGGGCTCTGCAGACACCACCCTACCCCCCACCCTACCCCCGATTACTGAGCACTTTGTCTCATTCCCAGCTGATCAATGAGAGCATGGACGAAGCCGACATGGAGAACGCTGGACACCCCAGCGCAGACACGCCAACTGCAACGAACTATTTCCTTCAGTATATCAGTTCCAGGTGTGTGTCTCAGGCCCAGCAGCCAGCCTAGCATGGGGATGCAGGTGGTCGCAAGGGCTTCTGCCACAGAGGGGTCTGTGGTCCCCGTGCCTGACTCAGACCCACAGTCCAGGTTCCTCTTGGGCCCGTCTCTCATTCCCCACTCTGGGCACAACCGTGGGCGGGCCAGGACTGTAGGCCTTGTTCTGCGATTCATGGACGCCTGAGACAGGACCAGAGTTCTGTGGGCTTGTCCAGGGGCCCATGGAGGATACAGCCCAGCCCTTGGAGTGTGCCCTCTGTCTCGCGGACCTCATGCCCAGAGCAGAACAGAGCAGGCTAGAGGCGCCTCCTTATCCTGGGTTTGGGCACCTGGGGCAAAGACCTCAGCATGCCCTTGATTGGCGTGGCTGCTACCCACGGCCCAGCTGCCCCTCCAGGTATGTCAGAAGAAAGCGTGTCCCGCCTGGGAGATGGACGGGCCGAGCAGGTGGAAGGTGGCTTCCCTCATGCTGTGGGTCCCTCCATCAGAGCGAGCTAAGGGTTCATGTTTCCAATGGCACAGGGAGGCATGTGGCGTCCTGCCTCTGACACGCCACCCTGTGCACAGTAGGGGAGACCCCTCCACTGTGCCCTCTGCGCCAGTGTGTGCTCCATGGGTGCCCACACATTTGCCTAGCCACATTCCCACATGACGCCCCCACACTCACTGCACATCTTCTCTTCAGTTTAGAGAACTCAACCAATAGTGCCGACGCCTCCAGCAACAAATTTGTATTTGGCCAGAACATGAGCGAGCGAGTTTTGGTGAGTGGCCATGTTGGGAATGTTCTTAGGGACCAGAAGTGCTCGGCATCAGCCCCAGATCGAGGGGACATGGAGAGCGGGGCTGCTGTGTTGTCCTTTGTGAGATGGGGATGGCTTCAGTAACAAGTGAGAGAGGGAAGACCCTGCTCAGACTTGGCGTGAAAACTGGCCAGGGCCACTGGCTGCCCAGGAGCTGGCATTCGCTCTTCCCAGCTCCTCTCTGCTGACCAGGGCCAGCTTCATCCCCAGATGGGCTTCCCTGGAGGCTGCAGGGCCCTGCTGACAGTCGGAGTCCACGGTTCCTCCCCACCAGGCCAACTGACAAAAGTCGTGTGGGACAGGGCTGCCGGCCTCCCTGCTCCTGTGAGCATAACTGCGGCCAAGGCCTTTTGTGCAAGAAAGGCCCGTCTCCATTCCCAGGAGCCCAGCCAGCCTGGGAGAGGGTTCTAGAATGGCTTGCCTACCTCTTTACCTTTTTCTTCCTGATTCCACCTATCTCCACTGTGACTACGTGAGGGCCTGTCCTGAGCTGCCTGGTCACTCTAGCTGTCTTGAGTTCTGCTGCATTAAGGACTCTGCAGCTTCTCTTCCTTTATGGCCACGCTgccttttttctatttcaatgaaATAGTCAAAGTCTTGCCTCACCCAGACGGAGTGTCCAGTGTGGTCCGAGGGGACTGTCGGCTGGTGGCACTCACCCCCTGCTAATGCCTGAGGGACCACGTGGAGAGCTCCCAGGCAGTTCAGGGTGTCACCAGGAGCGGGCAGGAGTGCTGGGGGCAGCATGCTGTTGGGGGCCAGGCAGAGAGGTGCTCAGAGCTGCAGCTGAAGGACCACACAAGCTCCCTCTTCCTTGTATGCCTGCAGAGCCCCCCAAAATTAAACGAGGTCAGTTCAGATGCCAACAGGGAAAATGCAGCTGTCGAGTCAGGGTCTGAGTCCTCGTCCCAGGAGGCCACCCCTGAGAAAGGTACGTTCCCATCCCACCACTGCATGGGGCTCATGGTAGGTCATCTTGGGGGATGATGAGGGGATGCTGGGTCCATTCACACCCCCAGCGGGAGGGATAAGGGGCCCAACTCCCGCAGCAGTAACGACCACACGTGAACCAGCTACTAAGCCAGGGCCGTGACCTCCAGGGTCCTgccttgcagtgagcagagacaggGGTTTATGATAAAGAACTCGAGGGGCTGTGTCGCCTTGTGGctgtggggagggtggggtggcGCAGACAGCAGGCGTGGAGGAGTCCCTCACTGTCCCCCGTCCTCTGCTCAGCAGGAACAGGAGAGTCTAGGGCCACACTTGGCCCCCAGATGGTCTCCCTGCAGCTTCCGAGACCATGTGCCCTAGCTGTGTCTAGGGACCACTTGGGTTGCCAGGTCGGGCCTGCCAGGGGCAGCTGGCGTCCTTGAGACCAGAACCGACCCTCTCATCTCCTGTGAGCTGCACGCTCTCCCCTCGCCAAATAATTAGTCAGTCTTTTTGGCCAATAACTTTTCAGAGTCCCTGGCCGAGTCGGCAGCCGCCTACACCAAGGCAACAGCGCGGAAGTGTTTGTTGGAAAAAGTGGAAGTCATCACCGGGGAGGAGGCGGAGAGCAATGTGTTACAGGTGAGGGGCCGGCCCCCCTTCGATGGCCCTGGGTCTTCCGTGCACCTGGGGTCCAACCCCAAGGGCTGGGCGCACATCCTCTGAGCACACAGGCCTGCCGCTGAGATGACAGAGGGGCCACTGGCTCTGGAACTTTGTTGGTGGCGCTTGTAGAGAGAGCTTAGGCTCTCTCTACAAGGGGTTTCTTGCATGTCTTTGGTTTCAGAGGAGGAGGATCTGTTTGAGacactctttgttttgttttgttttaattttttttgagacagggtcttactctgtcatccaggctggagtgcagtggcacgatcttggctcactgcaacctctgcttcctaggttcaagggattctcgtgcctcggtctcctgagtagctgggattacaggggtgcaccaccacacccggctaattttggtattttaatagagacggagtttcaccctgttggccaggctggtcttgaactcctgacctcatgtgatccacccgccttggcctcccacagtgctggattacaggcgtgagctcccgtgcccagcctgaaacaTTCTTGATGGTTCAGGGAATGACAAAGACTGTCATAACAAACATCTCTTGTAACCCAGAGCTGACAACTATATTTGTCACCTGGCATCCTGTGGTGTCTTCGTAGGGAAAAAAATCAGGTGCAGCCAGAGCTTCCATCCCACTGTCCCCTGTTGGCATCCCCCATCCCCTCCTCCTGAGGCCACGCCACCCAGGTTGGGCAGCATCCATCTGCTTCCTCTCCTGTGGCACATAAgcatgtgtctgtgtctgtaaACCGGGTGGCGTATTGTGGGGTTTTTAAGAacactgcttttttttccccacttacaTTTTGTAATCAGTTCATGTTGAAAGAGATTGACTTAGCGGGTATGTGGAAAGCCATGTAGGGGTGTCTGTCTcgtatttttctttgtttatatatacacaaccGCTGTATTGAAATACAGTACACATGCTATATAATCCACCCTTTTAAAGCATATACAATTCCGTGGTTTccagtatattcacagagttagaCAACTTTCACCACAATCTAATGTACATTTTTGCCCTCAAAAAGAACACTGTCCCATTCCCCCAGAAAGAGCATCGTCCGTTTGCAGtcactcctcctccctccccagcccctggcagccacaaatccacttcctgtctctgttTTTTGCCTGTCCTTGACATTTCGTATAAATGGTGTCAGTGCACTATGTGGCCTTTCGTGTCTGGCTTCTCTCGCTGAGCCAGGGGTTCATCCACCTTGCGACAGGGGTTGGAGCCTCATTCTTCCTTAAGACTGAGTGAGATGCACTGTGGGGACGGGCCACATGTGTCGGTCCATTCCTCCTTGAGGCTGGG
This window harbors:
- the RANBP3 gene encoding ran-binding protein 3 isoform X4; this translates as MADLANEEKPAIAPPVFVFQKDKGQKRSAGGSSPEGGEDSDREDGNYCPPVKRERTSSLTQFPPSQSEERSSGFRLKPPTLIHGQAPSAGLPSQKPKEQQRSVLRPAVLQAPQPKALSQTVPSSGTNGVSLPADCTGAVPAASPDTVARRSPSEAADEEKEPQKNESSNASEEEACEKKDPATQQAFVFGQNLRDRVKLINESMDEADMENAGHPSADTPTATNYFLQYISSSLENSTNSADASSNKFVFGQNMSERVLSPPKLNEVSSDANRENAAVESGSESSSQEATPEKESLAESAAAYTKATARKCLLEKVEVITGEEAESNVLQMQCKLFVFDKTSQSWVERGRGLLRLNDMASTDDGTLQSRLVMRTQGSLRLILNTKLWAQMQIDKASEKSIRITAMDTEDQGVKVFLISASSKDTGQLYAALHHRILALRSRVEQEQEAKMPAPEPGAAPSNEEDDSDDDDVLAPSGATAAGAGDEGDGQTTGST
- the RANBP3 gene encoding ran-binding protein 3 isoform X3 gives rise to the protein MADLANEEKPAIAPPVFVFQKDKGQKRSAGGSSPEGGEDSDREDGNYCPPVKRERTSSLTQFPPSQSEERSSGFRLKPPTLIHGQAPSAGLPSQKPKEQQRSVLRPAVLQAPQPKALSQTVPSSGTNGVSLPADCTGAVPAASPDTVARRSPSEAADEVCALEEKEPQKNESSNASEEEACEKKDPATQQAFVFGQNLRDRVKLINESMDEADMENAGHPSADTPTATNYFLQYISSSLENSTNSADASSNKFVFGQNMSERVLSPPKLNEVSSDANRENAAVESGSESSSQEATPEKESLAESAAAYTKATARKCLLEKVEVITGEEAESNVLQMQCKLFVFDKTSQSWVERGRGLLRLNDMASTDDGTLQSRLVMRTQGSLRLILNTKLWAQMQIDKASEKSIRITAMDTEDQGVKVFLISASSKDTGQLYAALHHRILALRSRVEQEQEAKMPAPEPGAAPSNEEDDSDDDDVLAPSGATAAGAGDEGDGQTTGST